One genomic region from Podarcis raffonei isolate rPodRaf1 chromosome 16, rPodRaf1.pri, whole genome shotgun sequence encodes:
- the LOC128403903 gene encoding somatomedin-B and thrombospondin type-1 domain-containing protein-like isoform X1 — translation MREPGTGVGYQLVFCVWLLVHGLVEGGCGDREAHKCCPGRNNECSDFSLRKTLCYCDTYCEKTGDCCEDYHSVCQISAAVDCVVGPWGPWSECNALCGTGSKDRTRQVTVPPRNGGTPCPDLKQRRGCLGENSACDEAKEVAKILPDSFKRDFKDPWRRPHILTREKLPSYCIYFRLTQVSPACRLHFWSRQLARERRVCVECQGNAVGSKKRCQGDGLQGARTFWTAASIAGCQGSWVQESLQEKCVCPQLSFIFI, via the exons ATGAGGGAACCCGGAACCGGTGTGGGGTACCAGCTAGTCTTCTGCGTGTGGCTTCTGGTGCACGGCCTCGTTGAGGGTGGATGTGGCGACCGAGAGGCCCACAAATGCTGCCCTGGTCGGAATAATGAGTGCTCCGATTTTTCTCTGAGGAAAACACTGTGTTACTGTGACACGTACTGTGAGAAAACTGGGGATTGCTGCGAAGATTATCACTCCGTCTGCCAGATCTCGG CAGCTGTTGACTGTGTGgttggcccttggggtccctggAGCGAATGCAATGCTCTTTGTGGTACGGGCAGCAAAGACCGGACTCGCCAGGTCACCGTGCCGCCTCGAAATGGAGGAACCCCCTGCCCAGACCTAAAGCAGAGACGAGGGTGCCTTGGGGAGAACTCGGCCTGCGATGAAGCAAAAG AGGTGGCTAAGATCCTGCCTGATTCTTTTAAAAGGGATTTTAAGGACCCCTGGAGAAGACCTCACATATTAACGAGGGAGAAGCTGCCAAG TTACTGCATCTACTTCCGCCTGACGCAGGTGAGCCCTGCCTGCCGCCTGCATTTCTGGAGCAGGCAGCTGGCGAGAGAGCGTCGTGTCTGTGTGGAATGCCAAGGGAATGCCGTGGGCAGCAAGAAGCGGTGCCAAGGGGACGGTCTGCAGGGAGCCAG AACATTCTGGACTGCGGCGTCCATCGCTGGCTGCCAGGGATCTTGGGTACAGGAGTCTCtacaggagaaatgtgtgtgccctCAACTCTCCTTTATCTTCATATGA
- the LOC128403903 gene encoding somatomedin-B and thrombospondin type-1 domain-containing protein-like isoform X2, with protein sequence MREPGTGVGYQLVFCVWLLVHGLVEGGCGDREAHKCCPGRNNECSDFSLRKTLCYCDTYCEKTGDCCEDYHSVCQISAVDCVVGPWGPWSECNALCGTGSKDRTRQVTVPPRNGGTPCPDLKQRRGCLGENSACDEAKEVAKILPDSFKRDFKDPWRRPHILTREKLPSYCIYFRLTQVSPACRLHFWSRQLARERRVCVECQGNAVGSKKRCQGDGLQGARTFWTAASIAGCQGSWVQESLQEKCVCPQLSFIFI encoded by the exons ATGAGGGAACCCGGAACCGGTGTGGGGTACCAGCTAGTCTTCTGCGTGTGGCTTCTGGTGCACGGCCTCGTTGAGGGTGGATGTGGCGACCGAGAGGCCCACAAATGCTGCCCTGGTCGGAATAATGAGTGCTCCGATTTTTCTCTGAGGAAAACACTGTGTTACTGTGACACGTACTGTGAGAAAACTGGGGATTGCTGCGAAGATTATCACTCCGTCTGCCAGATCTCGG CTGTTGACTGTGTGgttggcccttggggtccctggAGCGAATGCAATGCTCTTTGTGGTACGGGCAGCAAAGACCGGACTCGCCAGGTCACCGTGCCGCCTCGAAATGGAGGAACCCCCTGCCCAGACCTAAAGCAGAGACGAGGGTGCCTTGGGGAGAACTCGGCCTGCGATGAAGCAAAAG AGGTGGCTAAGATCCTGCCTGATTCTTTTAAAAGGGATTTTAAGGACCCCTGGAGAAGACCTCACATATTAACGAGGGAGAAGCTGCCAAG TTACTGCATCTACTTCCGCCTGACGCAGGTGAGCCCTGCCTGCCGCCTGCATTTCTGGAGCAGGCAGCTGGCGAGAGAGCGTCGTGTCTGTGTGGAATGCCAAGGGAATGCCGTGGGCAGCAAGAAGCGGTGCCAAGGGGACGGTCTGCAGGGAGCCAG AACATTCTGGACTGCGGCGTCCATCGCTGGCTGCCAGGGATCTTGGGTACAGGAGTCTCtacaggagaaatgtgtgtgccctCAACTCTCCTTTATCTTCATATGA